Genomic DNA from uncultured Acetobacterium sp.:
TCGTCGGAGAATACAAAGGCGATGTTGATGCGCTGAAACAAACTGTCAATACGACTGCCAGCCGTTTAGAAATTGTTGTCAGTGAAATTACTGATAAAATACAACAATTGTCAAATGGTAACCTTGATATTGAAAATGCCCGGGAATTCCGGGGTGATTTTATCACCATCTCTAATGCCATCAACGTAATTATCCAATCGCTTAACGATGTGATGGGCGACATTAATGTCGCCGCCGAACAGGTTGCCTCCGGTTCCGGACAAGTTTCCGCTGGAAGTCAGTCCCTGGCTCAAGGATCCACCGAACAAGCTAGTTCAGTTCAGGAACTAACCGCCTCCATTGCCGAAATAGCCGACCAGACCAAAAGCAATGCGGTTGACGCCAATAAGGCCCGGGAGTTGGCAGACACGGTTAAAGATCACGCTGCTAAGGGCAATGTCCAAATGTCACAAATGCAGAATTCCATGGTGGCCATCAACCAGTCTTCTGAAGACATTTCAAAAATCATCAAGGTTATTGATGATATCGCCTTCCAGACTAATATTCTAGCCCTCAATGCGGCCGTGGAGGCGGCCCGAGCCGGCCAGCATGGCAAGGGCTTTGCTGTCGTCGCCGAGGAAGTCCGCAGTCTGGCGGCCCGAAGTGCCGATGCTGCCAAAGAAACCACTGCCTTAATTGAAGGTTCCATTGATAAGGTTCAGGAAGGTACCAAGATCGCCGATGACACCGCTGCTGCTCTGGATGACATCGTCACCGGCATCGAAAAAGTCACTACACTGATTGGCAATATTGCTGTTGCCTCCAACGAACAGGCATCCGGAATTGCTCAAATTGATACCGGGGTCGAACAGGTGGCTCACGTGGTTCAACAGAACTCCGCCACCGCTGAAGAAAGTGCGGCTGCCAGTGAAGAGCTGTCCGGACAGGCTGAGTTGCTTAAACAGTTGGTCGACACCTTTAAGCTGAGAAGCAAAACCAAATCAAAAGCTGTTTCAGCTCCAAAAAAAGCGAAAGAAACACCATTAACAACCCCTAAACCAAGTATCGATTTGGGTGATTTGGATACCGATAACTATTAATCCTCACCCGCTCTTTCAAAACAGGCGCCATAAAAGGCGTCTGCTTTTATCAATTCAGCTAAATTAGTAAACGCAATTGCAAACGAACATACAACCACCCAAATTTTAAATTCCAGTTAATTACAGATTTTTTTCACTAAAGATATATTCAAATACGTCGATATGTCAATATGATGGTAAACGATTTCTGTGGAAATAACGGATCTTATTTTGTGTGAAAATTTTAAATGCAAATCAATCCATTTCCTCTTAACATCATATATAATTGCCTGTAACACAGGCAACATTCTGAAAGGAGCAACATCATGAAAGACACACAAACACGAGAACATGAACAGACCGCGGTAAAAATGCGGTTATCCACCAAATTGCTGGCCTTTACCACCCTGCTGCTAGCCGCAGCGATTCTCACCCTGGGGTTGATTGCCATTAATTTGGGATCAGCCGCCCTGACCAATCAATCAAGTGTTCAAGAGCAGGCTTTTGCTATCGAAGGGGCAGATCATATCGGTGCCATTGTCGATCGTAATCTGTCCACCTTAAGTGAAATTGGCTTGCGCGCACGAACAGCCACCATGGATTGGAATACCCAGGTCTCTTCGATATCCGGAGATGTGGACCGCTTAGGGTATGAGGACATCGGGGTAATGGATATGAATGGCAATGGCAAATATATCAAAGGCGGTCAGGAATTCAAATCGGATGGTCAATTCTGGTATAAAGAAGGCTTTGCTGGAAAAACATCGATTTCTGATGTAGCCATCAGTAAGGTCACTAAGCAACCAGTTGTCTTTGACATTGCTCCGATCATGAATAATGGTCAGGTGGTCGGTCTCCTTGTTGGACGTCGCGAGCCTACTTTTATGAAAGATATCACCAACAGTATGGGTGACGGGGACCGAAAATATGGCATGGTGATTAATCAGGATGGTGCGGTGATGGCACATCCCAATGATCAGCTCATCCTGGACCAAACCAACATCTTTACTGAAGTTGAAAACAATGGTTCTTTAAAAGATTTTGGGCAGGCCATCCAGAAATTAGGAGTGGGACAAATCGGAAGTATTTCATATACTTACAATGGTGATCAAAAGCTTGGCTATACTGCTCCTGTACCTGGCACCAACTGGACCCTCATCGTCACCGAATTTCAAGATGATGTGCTGGCTCCCATTAATAATTTAAGAAATGCCATTCTGATCGCCTCGGTTATGATTTTATTAATCGGCGGTCTGGCTACCTTTATTCTGGCTCGAAAAATAACCAAACCGATTATTTCTCTAAATCATATGATCAAAGAAATAACCCAGGGACATTTGGGAGCACGTCTGGAAGTAGACTCCAAAGATGAGGTCGGCGAAATGACCACCTCTATGAACCAACTGGCCGATGATCTCCAGAATGTGGTGATCGGTACCATGAACCAGATTGCCAATGGTGATGTGTCTGCAAACATCGAGCTAAGAGATCCCCAGGACGAAATTGCTCCGGCACTGAAACTGACAACAGAAACCATTCGAGGTTTGATCTCCGAAGCCACGATGCTTGCTCAGGCTGCCATCAATGGCCAATGGGAAACACGTGGAAATGCCGAAGCGTTTAATGGCGGTTTCAAAGAAATCGTTGAAGGTGTTAACGCCACCCTGGATACCATAGTGGATAAAATGGTCTGGTATGAAGCTATTATCGATGCCATTCCGTTCCCCATTCACGTTACCGATATGGACATGAAATGGACGTTTTTAAATAAACCGTTTGCCGATTTAATGATTGCCAATGGTGTCATCAAAGATCGCAATTCAGCCTGCGGCATGGACTGCTACAATGCTAATGCCGATATTTGCCGAACCGAAGGCTGCGGGATTCGACGTCTGGTTGATCAGGGCTTAAGCGACAGCTATTTCGAATGGGTTGGTCGAAACAACAAGCAAGATACCGCTTATCTTAAAAATAGAAACGGTGAAAATATTGGCTTCGTCGAAGTCGTCACCGACTTAACCCCGATTATCCGGGTCAGCACCTATACCAGCAATGAGGTCACCCGCCTTGAAAATAACCTGAGCTGCTTAGCCCAGGGAAATCTGGACTTTGACATGAATATAGGTGAACCCGACGAATACACCACCGAGGTCAGCACCCAGTTCCACAAAATTGGTGGAACCTTGGCTGATGTGAGACAATCCATTGGCAATCTGATCGACGATGCCAGCATGCTCGCTCAGGCCGGGATTGATGGCAAACTGAGTACAAGGGCCGATGCCAGCAAGCATCAAGGCGACTTCGCCAAAATTGTTGATGGTGTTAATGCTACTCTGGATGCCGTTGTTGCACCAGTGCAGGAAGCTTCTGATACCCTTCAGGAACTTGCCAGAGGCAATCTGAACACCGGTATGGTTGGTAACTACAACGGTGATTACACCCAAATTAAAGACGCAATGAACCAGACCGTTGCCTTCCTAAAAAGCTATGTCGATGAAATTGCCAATACCCTGGCCGAAATGGGTAACGGTAACCTGGATATGGAAATTACGGCCGAATATCTGGGCGATTTCCAGGCCATTAAAACCGGTCTCAATGGAATCGCCGCCACCCTCAGCGAAACCATGGCAGAAATTAACGAAGCCGCCGGACAGGTAGAAGCTGGCGCACGACAGATTTCTGATGGTGGACAGGCCTTATCTCAAGGAACTACCGAACAGGCCAGTGCCATCCAACAGCTCAATGCCTCCATTGAAGAAGTGGCGGGAGAAACGAAAAAGAACGCCTCACATGCCAATGAAGCTAATGAACGGGCCCTGGAGGTTCGCAGTCACGCCGAGGTTGGCAATGAACAGATGACCAAGATGGTTGCTGCCATGATCGACATTAATGAATCCTCTAAAAGCATTTCGAAAATTATCAAGGTTATTGACGATATCGCCTTCCAGACCAACATTCTGGCTCTTAACGCCGCGGTTGAAGCCGCCCGGGCTGGCCAACACGGCAAAGGCTTTGCCGTTGTTGCCGAAGAAGTCCGATCACTGGCTGCCCGCAGCGCTGAAGCTGCCAAAGAAACCACTGGTCTCATTGAAGGTTCAATTGACAAGGTCGAAGCTGGAACAAAAATTGCCGATGAAACGGCCGCCAGCTTAGTTGAAATTTTGAATGAAATTGAAAAAGTAACTGGTCTAGTGGGCAACATCGCCCGAGCCTCCAATGAACAAGCCACCGAAATCGCTCAGATCACCCAGGGCATTGAACAGGTTTCCACCGTGGTTCAGACCAACTCCGCCACTGCCGAGGAAAGTGCTGCTGCCAGTGAGGAACTGTCCGGTCAGGCCGAAATGCTCAAGCAAATGGTTGGTGCTTTCAAGATAAAAAGAAAAGGATCAGCCCCTCGCACGGTGTCACCACAACAAGTAACAAAAAAAACGGTGGAACCGAGAGATTCTAACCTGACCGCTCCCCGAATTGTTCTAGATGATATGGAAATGGATAAGTACTAAAACCAGTATAAAGTTGACCTCGTCTCTTGGCCGCAGCCTTTTCTAGCTGTGTTGGTCGCATTTTATCTGTGAAATCCAAACAAAAAACAGGCACCTGTGAGGATGCCTGTTTTTTGTTTAGCAATATTTATTTAATGGTATCGTCATCATTCAGTTTAATCACTTCGGTTGGTTCCACAACAGCTACTGAATTATCTTCTTTTTCAACTGTTTCATCGATCATTAAAATCCCCTCATTTGCTTCTGCCCGTTCATCTTTCAGTTTTTTATTGGTAAACAGCACATTGTAGCAAATAAAGCCCACTCCCACAACATCCAGGAACAGGAACACAAGGAAGTTTACAATTGGAATGTATCCCAATATGATGGCAGCGACTGCGATAATCAGAATTGATACAAATGAACTAAGCAGTGGTTTCATTTTATCATCAAAGAATCGAGTCAGCAGTTTGGAAAAGACCACTGCCGCTACTGGCATTGCCAAGATTGACATGGCGATGATCCCAAGGGTCATTGCTATCCCAAAAGGCACATAAATAATAAAGGACACAATCAATGCCAATGGTGTCAGAAAAAAGAATCCTGCCCCGATTCCCAATGAAGCTAAAATATGTTTTTTTGCCAAAATTGAGGTATTGGCATTAAACTCTTTCGTCAGGAATGTGATTAATACCCAGATTACCAGGATAAATGCCAGTTTGGTGATAATGGATAGCAGAATTGAGCCGACTGATGGTCCCTGATTTTCTTTAATCGTCTGTTCTTCTGTAACCTTTTCCCAATTAACAGCAGGGGCGCTAGCGCCTGGGGATACAATGGCTTCGTTGGCACTGCGGTTATTGATTGGTCCGGCAATGGTTGCACCACTGTTGATTGCCAGTTGATCCACATCTGTTTCGACAAATCCTTTGACAACGCCATTAATCGAAACGTTTCCAGCTCCAGCCCGAAGATTTCGTCCCACAGTTCCATCAATGTTTACGTTGGCACCGGCAAGA
This window encodes:
- a CDS encoding methyl-accepting chemotaxis protein; translation: MKDTQTREHEQTAVKMRLSTKLLAFTTLLLAAAILTLGLIAINLGSAALTNQSSVQEQAFAIEGADHIGAIVDRNLSTLSEIGLRARTATMDWNTQVSSISGDVDRLGYEDIGVMDMNGNGKYIKGGQEFKSDGQFWYKEGFAGKTSISDVAISKVTKQPVVFDIAPIMNNGQVVGLLVGRREPTFMKDITNSMGDGDRKYGMVINQDGAVMAHPNDQLILDQTNIFTEVENNGSLKDFGQAIQKLGVGQIGSISYTYNGDQKLGYTAPVPGTNWTLIVTEFQDDVLAPINNLRNAILIASVMILLIGGLATFILARKITKPIISLNHMIKEITQGHLGARLEVDSKDEVGEMTTSMNQLADDLQNVVIGTMNQIANGDVSANIELRDPQDEIAPALKLTTETIRGLISEATMLAQAAINGQWETRGNAEAFNGGFKEIVEGVNATLDTIVDKMVWYEAIIDAIPFPIHVTDMDMKWTFLNKPFADLMIANGVIKDRNSACGMDCYNANADICRTEGCGIRRLVDQGLSDSYFEWVGRNNKQDTAYLKNRNGENIGFVEVVTDLTPIIRVSTYTSNEVTRLENNLSCLAQGNLDFDMNIGEPDEYTTEVSTQFHKIGGTLADVRQSIGNLIDDASMLAQAGIDGKLSTRADASKHQGDFAKIVDGVNATLDAVVAPVQEASDTLQELARGNLNTGMVGNYNGDYTQIKDAMNQTVAFLKSYVDEIANTLAEMGNGNLDMEITAEYLGDFQAIKTGLNGIAATLSETMAEINEAAGQVEAGARQISDGGQALSQGTTEQASAIQQLNASIEEVAGETKKNASHANEANERALEVRSHAEVGNEQMTKMVAAMIDINESSKSISKIIKVIDDIAFQTNILALNAAVEAARAGQHGKGFAVVAEEVRSLAARSAEAAKETTGLIEGSIDKVEAGTKIADETAASLVEILNEIEKVTGLVGNIARASNEQATEIAQITQGIEQVSTVVQTNSATAEESAAASEELSGQAEMLKQMVGAFKIKRKGSAPRTVSPQQVTKKTVEPRDSNLTAPRIVLDDMEMDKY